The following proteins are encoded in a genomic region of Nicoliella spurrieriana:
- the brnQ gene encoding branched-chain amino acid transport system II carrier protein gives MQNLEKDLNSDPLSWKEYLTVSSLLFALFFGAGNLIFPIHLGQLSGANWVVATLGFLCTAVVLPLLSVLAISVTRSEGVYDIGKPLGPAFAVTFMVLIHFTIGPLFGTPRTASVPFTVGVEPFLPAKYDTLGLLVFSALFFGVAYYISYKESSIMDKVGKVLNPLFLLMLFAIFFVAFLSPMGHANLQAVTQPYQHNGFLNGFLEGYNTMDALAGLAFGVTVVQAVRQLGKTKPSSNAKVTAKAGVLSVAVEGLIYVVLIWLGATSLNHYKLGADGGGTFSQIMTHYFSNAGQAALAALITLTCLTTAVGLVAAFAQDFHKHFPKLSYHAWLTFICLASFLTANLGLDQIILWSTPMLMFLYPFSMVLILLSVTSPLFHRDPVVYGSVVVFTAVPALFDMLAAFPPVVSKSSFAVAMANFQQSVFPFASVGMDWVVPAVLGAVLGLVWHFLRVKNRSLQATN, from the coding sequence ATGCAAAATTTAGAGAAGGATCTCAATTCAGATCCGTTATCTTGGAAGGAATACTTAACCGTCAGTTCACTCCTATTTGCGCTTTTCTTCGGAGCCGGAAATTTAATCTTTCCAATCCACTTGGGACAGCTATCGGGTGCTAATTGGGTCGTTGCGACCCTCGGGTTCCTATGTACCGCAGTCGTGTTACCGCTACTATCAGTTCTAGCCATCAGTGTTACCCGTTCTGAAGGGGTCTATGACATTGGTAAGCCACTGGGGCCTGCATTTGCAGTTACCTTTATGGTGTTGATTCACTTCACCATCGGGCCGTTGTTCGGAACGCCCAGAACCGCATCGGTTCCGTTCACCGTTGGGGTAGAACCATTTCTCCCCGCTAAGTACGATACACTAGGATTGTTAGTCTTCTCCGCTTTGTTCTTCGGGGTAGCCTACTACATCTCATACAAGGAATCATCCATCATGGACAAGGTCGGGAAGGTCTTAAACCCCCTCTTCTTGTTAATGTTATTCGCAATCTTCTTCGTAGCATTTCTAAGTCCAATGGGGCACGCTAACTTACAAGCAGTTACCCAACCCTATCAACATAATGGCTTTTTGAACGGTTTCTTGGAAGGATATAACACGATGGACGCCCTCGCCGGACTTGCCTTTGGGGTAACGGTGGTTCAAGCCGTTCGCCAATTAGGTAAGACTAAGCCCAGCAGTAACGCTAAGGTGACTGCTAAAGCCGGAGTCCTCTCGGTAGCCGTTGAAGGTTTGATCTACGTAGTCCTAATCTGGTTAGGGGCTACTAGTTTGAACCACTACAAGCTAGGTGCTGATGGTGGTGGCACCTTTTCACAAATCATGACCCACTACTTCAGTAATGCCGGCCAAGCAGCCCTAGCAGCATTAATCACCCTAACTTGTTTAACGACTGCGGTTGGTTTAGTTGCTGCATTTGCTCAGGATTTCCACAAGCACTTCCCTAAGTTAAGCTACCACGCTTGGTTAACATTTATCTGTTTAGCATCATTCTTAACCGCTAACCTAGGGTTAGATCAAATCATCCTCTGGTCAACACCAATGCTAATGTTCCTATACCCATTCTCAATGGTCTTGATTCTACTCTCAGTTACTTCACCACTCTTCCATCGTGATCCAGTCGTTTACGGATCAGTAGTTGTCTTTACCGCAGTCCCTGCCCTCTTCGACATGTTGGCTGCCTTCCCACCAGTGGTTAGCAAGAGTAGTTTCGCCGTTGCAATGGCAAACTTCCAACAAAGCGTCTTCCCATTCGCAAGTGTTGGAATGGACTGGGTCGTTCCAGCCGTCCTTGGTGCCGTCCTTGGTCTAGTATGGCACTTCCTACGGGTTAAAAACAGATCACTACAAGCTACCAATTAA
- a CDS encoding LPXTG cell wall anchor domain-containing protein, with protein sequence MNASAAKDVSTAVSAAATAESLANQASSVAIIASSAAVIASSAALAISNTAKLVKSASSVADSASDQASSASTADSQSAAASIAAAAAATNSNTVSSAVASAEEQSRISLITKHATVSNTSEAMSSATTSNAKSSSAVSIVSSVDSQIVPSPSKMASLSSVATKLASYHGHVAFNKLINLPSRDAINGLIAKKVAKLRLSKVDNGQLTPSYSPSANDGGGSGSSISQINSHGGRTTDVNVTASYQPSNATNFTARNQAAFGDQTQQRLPQTGEDGADKQVGLFGLIAMVLSSIFFAVYKRKHDDDK encoded by the coding sequence GTGAACGCATCGGCCGCTAAGGATGTTTCCACAGCAGTGAGTGCTGCTGCGACGGCCGAATCGCTTGCCAACCAAGCATCCAGTGTGGCCATCATTGCATCCAGTGCCGCTGTGATTGCTAGTTCAGCTGCACTAGCAATTTCTAACACTGCCAAGTTGGTTAAATCAGCTAGTTCGGTGGCTGATAGTGCTAGTGATCAGGCAAGTAGCGCTTCAACGGCGGATTCACAGTCTGCCGCAGCCAGTATAGCCGCTGCAGCCGCAGCTACTAATTCGAATACAGTTTCATCAGCGGTCGCCAGTGCCGAAGAACAATCCAGAATTTCATTGATTACTAAGCACGCCACTGTAAGCAACACCTCGGAAGCTATGAGCTCAGCAACGACTAGTAATGCTAAATCGAGTTCTGCGGTTTCAATCGTAAGTAGTGTTGATAGTCAGATTGTTCCGTCGCCATCAAAGATGGCATCGCTATCCAGCGTAGCGACAAAGCTTGCTAGCTACCATGGCCACGTTGCGTTTAATAAATTAATTAATCTGCCGTCGCGTGATGCGATTAACGGTTTAATTGCTAAAAAAGTAGCTAAGCTACGGTTATCTAAAGTTGATAATGGACAGTTAACGCCATCGTATTCACCATCCGCTAATGATGGTGGTGGATCTGGAAGTTCCATTTCACAAATTAATTCACATGGTGGGCGGACGACTGACGTTAACGTTACTGCTAGTTACCAACCAAGCAATGCCACTAACTTCACCGCTAGGAACCAAGCTGCATTTGGTGATCAAACGCAGCAACGGTTACCACAGACGGGTGAAGATGGTGCGGATAAACAAGTAGGTCTATTTGGGTTAATTGCAATGGTCCTATCGAGTATCTTCTTTGCCGTTTACAAGCGGAAGCACGATGATGATAAATAA